In Alosa sapidissima isolate fAloSap1 chromosome 11, fAloSap1.pri, whole genome shotgun sequence, a single window of DNA contains:
- the prrt4a gene encoding proline-rich transmembrane protein 4 produces the protein MLMLPKERAMSSPSGVLAVFLCLALFDSCHAMALTTNMASKVWPQLEEVSEPTDRHLPSDLPLWTAWATGANMAVTASPLDLWTSLSVNAEERATHSEDSQQGAVPRPSSEFKSMQRTLEEGTFHFSEPDDPSLTDQLVNSQSNWADEDHMSDLHFRHTQGDLPATDTSSLVAQTPLSSAPPQEWGAIDTDSAATMAPPLGSSVTPDLSMSIPALTLHSDIHRLPGSDVTDTGLDTDDAMDSQGEGTEVMTSVLHEEDFAVRPTEEMAFITDSFAGSWGQSDLRSHAEPFGTDGVQDEKAEGQSAQTLTTPGTATTGRSSVPTLRPVITGISPDDAWSDTDSLSESSSLPDCNAVTTGVCNTSETSWAPPPPPPPPPAGDHVKSNGNLDDLSSAPFPPVTAPLPLLVPLLVDWNAAMATWGLAWEAHVYGLGCMFALVATISALCLLCLPLRRPASCGLFAAAHLLQMLTGAGRAFLLFYDPYGQRERLPGAAALLLHETPFPCLTAAFGAVLLLLSARSRTQLLPRALLQRSSCTLAALLLTHVALALGFVGLEVLLPGLPCLALVPPGAFVALALLLATGYLLFYCYARADAKHIYRLSEASPERSAADAAATAAMPRASQCPFSEAGVWERAAVTGVFAALFLLACSGLRLYAMLLAAGVAGDGQVGLPPWPWWGLQFSLRGCEAGVCLALALIITHPLLYCGQRAGGMSKPPHWPGFAWRSGGGGEGSSTKPSLLPGGYGWSLRPGEKLCEGLTRKESESVPLYTLADQRFSETDGLDLHYPSTPTDLTAKRLAHGKLAKAISMGSSFASLDGGLYSDSTVDLRPPSPIDLRRSIDEALFSESLFSRSIFCSSRLSLSTRGPPDGQPCRGPVAATEPGLYRTSSCGDVDQPAGGDVSRPPHRGVHTQRGAWRGSSSASLCGGNFGGHVAAHGAAPLAVCCAHILPGQEAQRAPARHPSQRRYPTLGSTSSRESLCDTQLEREQVDELAVQAEFINVCRQIDALSISSDTIDL, from the exons ATGTTGATGCTCCCAAAGGAGCGGGCAATGTCTTCCCCCAGTGGAGTCCTTGCTGTGTTCCTTTGCTTGGCACTGTTTGACAGCTGTCATGCCATGGCGCTGACCACAAACATGGCCTCAAAGGTCTGGCCCCAGCTGGAGGAGGTCAGCGAACCAACTGACCGCCACCTGCCGTCAGACCTGCCACTGTGGACTGCATGGGCAACTGGAGCGAACATGGCCGTGACGGCCTCTCCTCTTGATCTGTGGACATCGCTGTCAGTGAACGCTGAAGAACGAGCCACGCACAGTGAAGATTCTCAACAGGGAGCTGTCCCTCGGCCGTCGAGTGAATTCAAATCTATGCAGAGAACATTGGAAGAGGGGACATTTCATTTCTCTGAGCCAGACGATCCTTCTTTGACAGACCAACTGGTCAACAGTCAGTCCAACTGGGCAGATGAGGATCACATGTCTGACCTCCACTTCAGACACACTCAAGGGGACTTGCCTGCCACTGACACATCCTCCCTGGTTGCACAGACACCTCTGTCTTCCGCTCCTCCTCAAGAATGGGGCGCGATCGACACTGATAGTGCTGCCACCATGGCGCCACCACTTGGGTCTTCTGTCACACCTGACCTGAGCATGTCAATACCAGCTCTCACACTTCACTCAGATATCCACAGGCTGCCAGGCAGCGATGTCACAGATACGGGTTTAGACACTGATGATGCCATGGACTCACAAGGTGAAGGAACCGAGGTTATGACCTCAGTGCTTCATGAGGAAGATTTTGCAGTAAGACCAACAGAGGAGATGGCATTCATCACAGACTCTTTTGCAG GATCATGGGGTCAGTCAGACTTGAGGAGCCATGCAGAGCCATTTGGTACTGATGGAGTCCAGGATGAGAAGGCAGAAGGTCAAAGTGCTCAAACCCTGACCACGCCAGGGACAGCAACAACAGGGAGATCTTCTGTCCCAACGCTTCGTCCTGTCATTACAG GTATATCTCCGGATGACGCATGGTCAGACACAGACTCACTGTCTGAGTCCTCCTCACTCCCAGACTGCAATGCCGTCACCACAGGGGTCTGCAACACTTCAGAGACCTCAtgggctcctcctcctcctcctccacctcctcctgcagGTGACCACGTCAAAAGCAACGGCAATCTTGATGACCTCTCCTCGGCACCGTTTCCCCCAGTGACTGCGCCACTGCCCCTCTTGGTCCCCCTGCTCGTCGACTGGAACGCCGCCATGGCGACGTGGGGCCTGGCGTGGGAGGCCCATGTGTATGGGCTGGGCTGCATGTTCGCACTGGTCGCCACCATCTCCGCGCTGTGCCTCCTGTGCCTGCCCCTGCGTCGTCCGGCCAGCTGTGGCCTGTTCGCCGCTGCACACCTCCTGCAGATGCTGACTGGCGCCGGCCGTGCCTTCCTGCTCTTCTACGACCCGTATGGCCAGCGGGAGCGTCTGCCCGGCGCCGCCGCGCTCCTGCTGCACGAGACGCCGTTTCCGTGCCTGACCGCTGCGTTTGGcgccgtgctgctgctgctctcggCACGCTCGCGCACCCAGCTGCTGCCGCGGGCACTGCTTCAGCGCTCGTCCTGCACGCTGGCCGCTCTCCTGCTGACCCACGTGGCCCTGGCGCTGGGCTTCGTGGGCCTGGAGGTGCTGCTGCCCGGCCTGCCCTGCCTCGCGCTCGTCCCACCCGGCGCCTTCGTGGCCCTGGCCCTACTCCTGGCCACGGGGTACCTGCTGTTCTACTGCTACGCCCGCGCCGACGCCAAGCACATCTACCGGCTGAGTGAGGCGTCACCCGAACGCTCGGCCGCAGATGCCGCCGCCACTGCCGCCATGCCGCGGGCCAGCCAGTGCCCATTCTCGGAGGCCGGGGTGTGGGAGCGGGCGGCAGTCACCGGGGTGTTCGCCGCTCTCTTCCTGCTGGCGTGCAGTGGGCTGCGGCTCTATGCCATGCTTCTGGCGGCTGGGGTGGCCGGCGATGGTCAAGTGGGGCTCCCGCCCTGGCCCTGGTGGGGGCTGCAGTTCAGCTTGCGTGGCTGCGAGGCTGGGGTGTGCCTCGCACTCGCTCTCATCATCACGCATCCTCTCCTCTATTGCGGGCAGCGGGCAGGTGGTATGTCCAAGCCCCCACACTGGCCCGGATTTGCCTGGAGGTCAGGCGGCGGTGGCGAGGGCAGCTCGACTAAGCCGTCCCTCCTGCCGGGCGGCTACGGTTGGTCCCTGCGGCCCGGCGAGAAGCTGTGTGAAGGCTTGACGCGCAAGGAGAGCGAGAGTGTGCCTCTCTACACGCTCGCCGACCAGCGCTTTTCAGAGACCGATGGCCTCGACCTCCACTACCCCAGCACACCGACCGACCTGACCGCCAAAAGGCTTGCCCATGGCAAGCTGGCCAAGGCCATCTCCATGGGCTCCTCCTTCGCCAGCCTGGACGGAGGGCTCTACAGCGACTCCACTGTCGACCTGCGGCCTCCCTCCCCCATCGATCTGCGGCGGAGCATCGATGAGGCGCTCTTCAGCGAGTCGCTGTTCTCACGCAGCATCTTCTGCTCCTCCAGACTCTCGCTGAGCACCAGGGGGCCCCCGGACGGCCAGCCCTGCAGGGGCCCCGTCGCCGCCACTGAGCCCGGCCTCTACCGCACCTCGTCATGCGGGGACGTGGACCAGCCCGCCGGCGGCGACGTCTCCAGGCCCCCCCACCGGGGCGTCCACACGCAGAGAGGGGCCTGGAGGGGGAGCAGCTCCGCCTCGCTCTGTGGCGGCAACTTCGGAGGCCACGTGGCGGCCCACGGCGCTGCGCCTCTCGCTGTCTGCTGCGCTCACATCCTCCCAGGCCAGGAGGCCCAGAGGGCGCCGGCACGGCACCCTTCCCAGAGGAGATACCCAACGCTGGGCTCCACGTCGTCCAGAGAGAGCCTGTGTGACACACAGCTGGAACGGGAGCAGGTGGACGAGCTCGCTGTACAGGCAGAGTTCATCAACGTGTGCCGGCAGATTGATGCTCTTAGCATCAGCAGTGACACTATTGATCTGTAG
- the si:dkey-5i3.5 gene encoding transmembrane protein 53-B yields the protein MLARAAISSGVTVHKISKTITFYCNDPPTSSRPAAVVAEQPRPLLLLLPWLGSRPQAVAKYCDIYFRTGFDVLMVESEVSQFLWPRWSLDYGARVLDVLESERFSHRPVLVHAFSIGGYTFGQLMVHIARDRQRYQGLSQRICGHIYDSLVMGSLERMATGLGKNVFPRFESLVKRLSMLYFRTFKQQTVEYFNTAISVFWNSPVTAPALFFFCENDTLCDPESMEEMIAYWQSRGITVEKRRWKESIHAAHLRAHPQEYLSILDSFLQSLNMVPLKAKM from the exons ATGCTTGCACGGGCTGCCATCTCCTCTGGGGTGACCGTCCATAAGATCAGCAAAACCATCACCTTCTACTGCAATGATCCTCCGACAAGCTCCAGGCCAGCGGCGGTCGTGGCCGAGCAGCCCAGGCCACTCCTGCTACTCCTGCCCTGGCTGGGCTCGCGGCCCCAGGCCGTAGCCAAGTACTGCGATATCTACTTCCGCACCGGCTTTGACGTGCTGATGGTGGAGAGCGAGGTGTCCCAGTTCCTGTGGCCGCGCTGGAGTCTGGATTATGGCGCGCGCGTGCTGGACGTACTGGAAAGTGAACGCTTCTCCCACCGGCCTGTGCTGGTCCACGCCTTCTCCATCGGCGGCTACACCTTCGGCCAGCTGATGGTCCACATAGCCCGTGACAGACAGCGCTATCAAGGCCTGTCGCAGCGTATCTGCGGGCACATCTATGACAGCCTGGTCATGGGCTCGCTGGAGAGGATGGCCACAG GTTTGGGCAAAAACGTTTTCCCTCGTTTTGAAAGTCTCGTGAAGCGCCTCAGCATGCTCTACTTCCGCACGTTCAAACAGCAGACAGTGGAGTACTTCAACACTGCCATTAGCGTCTTCTGGAACAGTCCGGTGACGGCGCCCGCACTGTTCTTCTTCTGTGAGAACGATACGCTCTGTGACCCAGAGAGCATGGAGGAAATGATCGCCTACTGGCAGAGCAGGGGCATCACGGTGGAGAAGCGGAGGTGGAAGGAGTCCATCCACGCAGCGCACCTGCGCGCCCATCCGCAGGAGTACCTCTCCATCCTGGACAGCTTCCTGCAGAGCCTCAACATGGTGCCACTCAAGGCAAAAATGTGA